In the Pseudomonadota bacterium genome, one interval contains:
- a CDS encoding glycosyltransferase, with protein MRLEDLPVRAAVSAMSYRLPQDPLSRFLDDCRQAFAPLHHPPGAQTRVGCALALVVDEWEGLHDLARLATHVDLLSFSPRRRGFGVARTAALQEAALTGAPWCVLVDADGQHAPHAIADMLAEVERSDWHAAIPQRTLIHLPLEDEGGIDRVLAEAFEAWVLARAAGRPHDGQRDLQPGVFVLGPEAAAVVLRGARARRYEWDLEAAYNLLGSGLRIGFPEVASRPQTVTWFNTLDSCANLRFLADLKGSDGVRAELDAFQRLDWVANRFSALALANLRAHLEEALAS; from the coding sequence GTGCGCCTCGAAGATCTTCCCGTACGGGCCGCGGTGTCGGCCATGTCGTACCGCCTGCCGCAAGACCCGCTGTCGCGATTTCTCGACGACTGCCGTCAGGCCTTCGCGCCGCTGCACCACCCGCCAGGCGCGCAGACCCGCGTGGGGTGCGCGCTCGCGCTCGTGGTCGACGAGTGGGAAGGGCTCCACGATCTCGCGCGTCTGGCCACCCATGTCGACCTGCTCTCCTTCTCGCCTCGGCGGCGCGGGTTCGGGGTTGCGCGCACGGCCGCACTGCAGGAGGCGGCGCTCACCGGTGCCCCCTGGTGCGTGCTCGTCGACGCCGATGGGCAGCACGCGCCGCACGCAATCGCAGACATGCTCGCCGAGGTCGAGCGCTCCGACTGGCATGCCGCGATTCCTCAGCGCACGCTCATCCATCTCCCGCTCGAAGACGAGGGGGGCATCGATCGCGTGCTCGCCGAGGCCTTCGAGGCCTGGGTCTTGGCGCGCGCCGCGGGACGTCCGCACGATGGGCAGCGCGATCTGCAGCCCGGGGTGTTTGTGCTGGGTCCCGAGGCGGCGGCGGTCGTCCTGCGCGGGGCGCGCGCGAGGCGCTATGAGTGGGACCTCGAGGCGGCCTACAACCTGTTGGGCAGCGGCCTGCGCATCGGGTTCCCGGAGGTGGCCTCGCGTCCCCAGACCGTGACCTGGTTCAACACCCTCGACAGCTGCGCGAACCTGCGCTTTCTCGCCGACCTGAAGGGGAGCGACGGGGTACGTGCGGAGCTCGATGCGTTCCAGCGGCTCGACTGGGTGGCGAATCGCTTCTCTGCCCTGGCCCTGGCGAATCTTCGCGCGCACCTCGAGGAGGCGCTCGCCTCTTGA
- the tsaE gene encoding tRNA (adenosine(37)-N6)-threonylcarbamoyltransferase complex ATPase subunit type 1 TsaE — protein MHVVTASAAETQALARSLARVVEPGTVIALEGDLGAGKTTFTQGLAGELGALEPVASPTFVLMRVYKGRLPIYHFDAYRLEGSHQLDDLDADEYLWGDGLCVVEWASRIADALPPDRIEVVLAHAGDDRRSITVEATGPVHARMLARLEPS, from the coding sequence ATGCACGTCGTCACCGCATCAGCCGCCGAGACGCAGGCGCTTGCACGGTCGCTTGCGCGGGTGGTGGAACCGGGAACGGTCATCGCACTCGAGGGCGACCTCGGTGCGGGCAAGACCACGTTCACCCAGGGGCTTGCGGGGGAGCTCGGTGCGCTCGAGCCCGTGGCCAGCCCCACCTTTGTGCTCATGCGCGTCTACAAGGGGCGACTGCCCATCTACCACTTCGACGCCTATCGTCTTGAGGGAAGCCATCAGCTCGACGATCTCGACGCCGATGAATATCTCTGGGGAGACGGTTTATGTGTGGTCGAATGGGCTTCACGCATCGCTGATGCCCTTCCCCCCGATCGCATCGAGGTGGTTCTCGCGCACGCGGGAGACGACCGCCGCAGCATCACGGTCGAGGCTACCGGCCCCGTGCACGCGCGCATGCTCGCGCGCCTGGAACCCTCGTGA
- a CDS encoding HU family DNA-binding protein has protein sequence MTKAEFVERVANRLNRRRKEAAECVEAVLDEIRLALQEGEKVQLIPFGSFEVRERKGREGRNPRTGQKIHIDDRRITVFTAGKALRDALD, from the coding sequence TTGACGAAGGCAGAGTTCGTGGAGAGGGTTGCCAATCGTCTGAACAGACGCCGCAAGGAAGCGGCCGAGTGCGTGGAAGCCGTTCTCGATGAGATCCGTCTCGCGCTTCAGGAGGGGGAGAAGGTGCAGCTCATCCCCTTCGGCAGCTTCGAGGTGCGCGAGCGCAAGGGGCGCGAGGGACGCAATCCGCGCACCGGCCAGAAGATACACATCGATGATCGGCGCATCACCGTGTTCACGGCGGGCAAGGCGCTGCGCGACGCGCTCGACTGA
- the tsaB gene encoding tRNA (adenosine(37)-N6)-threonylcarbamoyltransferase complex dimerization subunit type 1 TsaB, translated as MKPVLALECSSEVCSVALATADGVLERTASRPGEQLRVLFPMVMSLLEEARIEASALGRIAVAVGPGSFAGLRLAITTARTSPAMPEIPPIASAVPGFDVAIWHGLFGPAGMPPELTARINALGNAAIATS; from the coding sequence GTGAAGCCGGTGCTCGCACTCGAGTGCTCGAGTGAGGTCTGCAGCGTCGCGCTCGCCACGGCCGACGGCGTGCTCGAGCGCACGGCGAGCCGGCCGGGAGAGCAGCTGCGGGTGCTCTTCCCCATGGTCATGTCTCTCCTCGAAGAGGCCCGCATCGAAGCGTCTGCGCTGGGCCGCATCGCGGTAGCTGTCGGGCCGGGGTCGTTCGCTGGTCTTCGCCTCGCCATCACCACCGCGCGCACCTCTCCCGCCATGCCGGAAATCCCGCCCATCGCCTCCGCCGTCCCGGGCTTTGATGTGGCGATCTGGCACGGGCTGTTCGGTCCAGCGGGCATGCCGCCGGAGCTTACGGCACGCATCAACGCGCTGGGCAATGCCGCGATCGCCACGTCGGA